In a single window of the Gossypium hirsutum isolate 1008001.06 chromosome A13, Gossypium_hirsutum_v2.1, whole genome shotgun sequence genome:
- the LOC107940809 gene encoding CDP-diacylglycerol--glycerol-3-phosphate 3-phosphatidyltransferase 1, chloroplastic produces MDSEPLLQQQLDHHQSLAYSNHSSSKILTLPTVLTLGRVAAVPLLIFTFSVDSWWGRTATTSIFMAAAITDWLDGYIARRMRLCSAFGALLDPVADKLMVAATLVLLCSRPLNIAVFGQVPWLLNVPSIAIIGREITMSAVREWAASQNGKLLAAVAVNKLGKWKTATQMAALTILLATRDSSLGETGILVASGVIFLYLSAGLSVMSLVVYMEKIRKIL; encoded by the exons ATGGATTCGGAGCCTTTGCTGCAACAGCAACTGGACCACCACCAAAGTTTAGCTTATTCTAATCAttcttcttccaaaattttaacTTTGCCCACTGTTTTAACTCTCGGCCGCGTCGCCGCCGTGCCGTTGCTGATTTTCA cCTTTTCTGTTGATAGTTGGTGGGGAAGGACTGCTACTACTAGCATATTTATGGCGGCTGCTATAACCGATTGGCTTGATGGGTACATTGCTCGAAGA ATGAGGTTATGTTCTGCCTTTGGTGCTCTTTTGGATCCAGTTGCAGACAAG CTTATGGTTGCTGCTACATTGGTCTTATTATGTTCTAGACCTTTGAACATTGCTGTGTTTGGGCAAGTGCCATGGCTACTGAATGTACCATCAATAGCCATCATTGGAAGGGAG ATAACTATGTCCGCTGTTAGGGAATGGGCTGCTTCTCAAAATGGTAAGCTTTTAGCG GCTGTTGCCGTAAATAAGCTGGGGAAGTGGAAAACTGCCACGCAAATGGCTGCACTAACCATCCTTCTGGCTACACGAGATAGCAG TCTCGGAGAAACTGGGATCTTAGTTGCTTCGGGTGTTATTTTTCTTTATCTTTCAGCTGGTCTCTCAGTAATGTCATTGGTCGTGTATATGGAGAAGATACGGAAAATATTATAG